The stretch of DNA ACACTGGAGCCCGCAGCGCCAGTCTATGATGATCGAGGCGAGCGATGCCGCGCTGCGCCGCCATGGCCTCTCGACCGTGATCGCCGCCAGCGACGAGACCAATTCGCACACCTTCCTGCGCGACTGGGCGGGCTGGAGCCCGGCTGCTCGCGCCAAGGTGGGCCAGCTCAACGTCCATTCCTATGGCACCGTCCACCAGACTGCCGTGCGCGATATCGCCACCGCCAGCGGCATCCGCCTGTGGATGAGCGAGAACGACACCCCGCTTTCGGGCGATCCCGAGACTTACACCGGCATGGCCTCGCCGCTGGCCTTCGCCGAGCATGTGGTGCTCGACCTCAAGCGGCTGGAGCCGTCGGCGTGGGTATTCTGGCAGGCGGTGGAAAATATCAGCGGCGGCAACGGCAAGCCTAGCTCGAACTGGGGGCTGGTGAAGGCCGACATGGCCTCTCCCGCCAGCGGGCCGCACCAGATTCATGTGACGGGCAAATACTGGGCGATGGCGCAGTTCAGCCGCTATATCCGGCCCGGCGACCGGCTGATCCCGGTGGACGACATGGATACGGCAGGTGCGCTTTCACCCGATGGCAGGCGGCTGGTGATGGTCCATGTCAACGCGGGGCTCTCGCCACGAAAGCTGGAACTGCCCAGGGGGTGGCGCGTGAGCATGGTCGTGACCGATGCGACGCATCAGGCGACGTGCATGGCGGGGACGACGGTGCCCTCACGCGCGATTGCGACACTGGTGCTGACAAAGGGCAGCGAGAAGGGGCCTTGCGTATGAGGCGGGCGCTGATCGCGTCGGCCCCGGTCGCGCTGGTATTGGCGGGCCTCGGCGCTTCGCTGGCCGCCGGTGCCTCGCCTCCTCGCGTGTCCAGCGCTAAGGCCGCACCGCTGCGCCTGCCCGACATGCCGCTGCACGATCCGTGGATCGTTGCCGACAAGGCGAGTGGGACGTACTACCTCTACACCAGCAACATCGCGAAGATGAGCGGCGATCCGCGCCTCGGCATCATGGTCTATACCAGTCGCGATCTGGCGCACTGGACCCGCCCGCGCGTGGTTTTTGCGCTGCCGAAGGATAGCTGGGCCAACGAGGGCGCCTGGGCACCCGAAGTGCATCGCTGGAAGGGGCGCTGGTATCTCTTCGCGACGTTCTACAACGATGCCAAGACCTTGCCGGTGACGCGGGATGGCAGCGGCGTGGAGCGGCACCCGGTGCGGCGCTCGACGCTGCTCGCCTCGGCGGACAGCCTCTCTGGCCCGTTCTCGCTGCGAAACGATGGCACACCGCTGGTCGATCCGTCCACGATGACGCTAGACGGCACGCTTTATGTCGATCCCAAGGGCAAGCCATGGCTGGTCTATGCGCACGAGTGGGTGCAGGTGGGCGATGGGACCATCGAGGCGATGCCGCTGAGCGACCGCCTGACCTCTGCCGGGCCTTCGCGCGTGCTGTTCCATGCCTCGTCCGGCCCCTGGGTGAAGCGCCCCGATGCCGGGCAGCCCGGCGTTTATGTCACCGATGGCCCGGAGCTGTTCCAGACCCGCACCGGCAGGCTGCTGATGCTATGGTCGAGCTACGATCCGAACGGCTACGTGCAGGGCCTTGCGCGCTCGACAACCGGGCAGATCGAGGGGCCGTGGGAGCAGCTTCCCCGCTGGTACGGCAGGACAGCGGCCACGGCATGCTGTTCCGCCGCTTCGACGGCACGCTGATGATGGTGGTCCATCGACCTTTCAGGAACGCGCGCGGCAAGCTCTACGAGATGCGCGATGCGGGCGACCGGGTAGAGGTCGTGCGTGAGCGGACCGACTGGGACGGCGGCTGATCGGCTCCCCCAAGCGAGCCTGACTTCACGTCCCCGATCAGACGTGAATATCGATGTAGTCCGTCAGGTCGTCGCACCACTCGAAATCGCGCAGGCGGTAATAGGGGCGGTTCTGGGTGATGGCGAAGCGCCAGGTCTTGTCCTTGGTGCAGCGGCGCCCCTTGTCGGGCGTGCTGTCGATCGAGATCAGGCCCTTGAAGGTGAAGTAGTCCTTGCCGATCTCGGTGATCGTGCCGTCGAGGAACAGGCGCCCCGGCCCGCCCGCCTGCGCCTGTGCGCCGCGCAGCCGCCACTCGTCGCCTTTCGGCGTGCCGACGCGGGTGATGACGGCACTGCCGCGCGTGTTCCAGTCGATCCACTGGAGCGTGAGGCCGGTGTTGCGCAGCAGCTTTTCCGCGCTGGCCTGATCGAGCACGCGCGTCGCTTCCGGAGCAGGGCGATGAAGAGCGCTTGCAGGCGCGCCTGCCGATGATTGAGCGGGGGCCGGAGCCGGGATCTGCGCCATGGCGATGACGGGAATTGCCGACGCGATCGCGAGGCAGGACAGCAGGCAGGTCGGAATCGAATGGCGCATGATGATCATCTGTAACTGATTGTCGCAAACCCGCACAGATGCCTTTGCGTGCATTTCTGTGCTCTTTTGTTGACAGTGTCGCCGCCGCGGGCAATTGCCGCAGCAACGGTAATGGATTTCTGCCGGGCATTGGCGCTTTCACAAGGAAAGCCGTGCCGAACCGCCCTTGCAAGGGACGATGATTCCTGACTGTCGCCATCCGGCGAGAAGGAGGAATCGTGCGTGCTTCGTTTGCCAACCTGATCCAGTCCCTGCATGCCGCGCTGTCGCTGGCCGACAATGGCCGCCATGTCGTGCGCGCCATGCGCTGGGCACTGTTGCTGGGTCCGATGGCGGCAGCGGTGGGCTCCTTGTGCGCCGCCTTCCTGTGGAGCCTCGAAGCTGTAACGCGCCTGCGCTTCGAGCATCCCTGGCTGCTCTATCTGCTGCCGCTGGGCGGTGCGCTGGTTGCCGGGCTCTATCGCTTCTGGGGCGGACGCGCCGAGGGCGGCAACAACCTGATCGTCGAGCAGATCCACGAGCCGGGCGGCGGCGTGCCCCTGCGCATGGCGCCGCTGGTGTTCCTCGGCACGATCGTCACGCACCTGCTGGGCGGCTCGGCGGGGCGCGAGGGGACGGCGGTGCAACTGGGCGGAAGCCTGGCAGGCACGCTGTGCCGCTGGCTGAAGCTCGATGCGCCCGCCACGCGCCTGCTGCTGATGGGCGGGGTCGCTGCCGGGTTCGGCGCAGTGTTCGGCACGCCGCTCGCGGGCGCGGTCTTCGCGCTCGAAGTGCTGATGGTGGGCCGCGTCGAGTATGCCGCGCTCGGCCCCTGCCTGTTCGCCGCACTGGTGGGGGACTGGATCTGCCGCGCTTGGGGCATTGAACACATGCCCTATCATATCCTTACATCAGTTATCTCCAGTGGTTTCGAGATGGAACCGCTACTGCTCGCCAAATGCGTGGCGGCAGGCGTGGCGTTCGGCCTCGCCGGGCTGCTGTTTGCCGAGGCGAACCATGTGCTCAGCGGGTTCCTCAAGCGCGGCATCCCCAATTCGATGCTTCGCGCAGCCATTGGCGGCCTTGCCGTGATCGCGCTCGTCTTCGCTTTCGGGACGCGTGACTATCTGGGCCTTGGCGTCATGAGCGCAACGCCGGGCGGGCTCTCCATCTCCAGCTTCTTCGCAGGCCCGCAGGGACAGCTCGACTGGGCGATGAAGCTGCTGTTCACTGTCGTGACGCTGAGCGCCGGATACAAGGGCGGCGAGGTGACGCCGCTGTTCTTCATCGGCGCCGCGCTCGGCAATGCACTGGGGCAGGCGATGGGCGCGCCGGTGGACCTGTTCGCGGGTCTCGGCTTCGTCGCCGTCTTTGCAGGCGCCGCCAATACGCCAATGGCCTGCGTGCTGATGGGCATCGAACTGTTCGGTGCCGCCCACGCCGTGCCGATCACGGTGGCCTGCTTTACTGCTTACCTGTGTTCGGGCCACAACGGCATCTACCTCTCGCAACGGGTCGCCGTGCCCAAATCCCGCCGCCGCGCGCTGGCGCCTGCCGTCACCTTGCGCGAGGCACGGGTGCGGGAAGGGTGAGGAAATTATTCAACCGCTCGCATTGGCGTGATACCAGAAGGCCATGCCGGAAAAACGTCATCGATCTCCGTAGGAAAAGAAGGCTCTGAGCCTGAAATTCGACCGCCGTAATACTTTCGGCGAAAGCAGGCAGGCTGCGCGCAAGGCGATCCCGTTGCGCAAGGCACTGGATAGCCGCCGCGTCCGGCATGAGAATAACCAAGCGTTGGCGCAGGCCTTGTCCGGGGACGAGGCCTCTCTGGATCTGACGGAAAGCTCGGCGAGGCAGAATATCGCTCGTATCGGCGGTTGGAAGAAGACGCCGGACACGCCTCTGGGACAGGCTATCGACCGTGCCTTGAAACGAAGAGCGCGCCGCTCCTAATCCAGCGCCCGTTTTTCATAGATCGTGGCGATGCTTTGCCCGTCCCAGACGTAGCACAAGTGCCGCTCTTGCCGGCAGGCGGTGAGCAAGCGGGGGCGGAAGACGGCGGCGCATTCGCCGGTGTTGTCGCGGACCGAGCGATAGACGATGCCGTCGGCCCCTGCATCGCGTAGCCCCCGCGCGAACACTTGCGAGGCGGCGTAGTCGTCCTTCGCATAGAGCCAAGGCTGTGGCTCCTCCAGCGCGCGGATATCGTGCAGGCCGGCGGCAAGATCGACGGCGTAGACGCGCATGTCGATCTCCTGCGCGGGTTCGGCAGTGGCGGCGAGGAACGCGGCGCGGTGAAAGCGCGTCTCGGCGATGGCGGTCTCCACTGAGCGGGCCGCATAGAATACGCCATAGGTGCCATCGGCAAAGCGATCGCCCTGCCGGTTGATGTGGGTGAAGGCGGCCATGATCGCGGACGAGCCGGGGCCGGAGACGCGATCTTCGGGCGGCACTTGCGACAGGTCGCCCGCCTCTTCGCGCAGGCGGTCGTTGGTCAACGCTTCGATGGCATAGACCGCTTCGAGATCGGCCGGATCGGTGACGGCCTCGAACAGCGAGATCGGCGGGAAACGGCTGGGAATGATCCGATAGCACGGCGTCCAGCGGACCGGCGTGACGGGTATGTCCTCGGGTATGGTCATTGCGCGTTTGGTTCAGCCCCGCTGCGCATCGACATACTGGCGCACCACGTAAAGGTCGGCGACCTGCCCAGAAAGCATGCGCTCCAGCGCCGAACGCCCGCCGAACGGCGCGGCGCTGTTGGGCTTGCGCACCCAGTCATCGGCGGTCTGCGGCAGCAGGACGTGCAGCCCCTTGTAGATGCCCATGACGTAGGAAATCCGCTCCAGCGCATCTTTCGACAGAGCCGAGACCGCGCCGCGCTTCCACGATTGCAGGGTCGAGCGACTGTCGAGCCCCAGCAGGCGCATCTGCTCCGCCTCCTTCAGGCCCCAGGCTTCAGCGATCCGGAAGAAGGTGCGCAGCGCCGGGCCGGTCAGATCCTTGCGCGAAAACGCCTTTGCCGGAGCGGCATCGGCGACAGGGGCGGGGGCAGCGGCATGGGGGCGGGCATGACTGGCCATGATCGGATTATCCTTCCAAGCCCAATATGTTCATTATCTGAACATTCGTCAAGATCATGCCCAAAATGCGATCATCCGTAGCGCGCCATGGTGAAGCGGGCGGTGGCCGAATGGCGGCGCGCGCCGGTCAGCAGTTCCTCGGCCCACAGTTCGACCATGACCACTGCGCCGTTGTCCGAGGCGGACTGGATGCGGGTGACAAGCTCGACCATCTCGCCCGCGCGGATCGGTTCGCGAAAGTCGATACGGTCGGACGCGGCCATGATCATCGGCTGACGCGTGGCGCGGGTGGAGGCGACGAACGCCGCCTTGCCCATCATCTTGAGCGCCTCGCCGCCGAACAGCGTGTTGTAGTGATTGGTCGACTGCGGAAACACCATCTCGACCATGTGCAGGTTGTCGGGCGCTTCCTCGACATCGGGCTCCTCGACCAGCGGGGGCAGCGGCAGGCGGGTATCGGGGCCTTTGACGGCGACCATCGTGAACAGCCCGCGCGTGCAGCGGCGACGCTCGGCAGTGAGAGGCTCCTCGGCGAAGACTTCCACCTCGACGTCGAGCGAGCTGTTGCCCACACGCACGACGCGGCCCGTCACCTCGATCAGATCGCCGATGCGGCCCGGCGCCTCGAAATCGATCCGTTCAGACCGCGCAGTGACGAAGGGCGCGCGGCCATGCCGGGTGGCGGCAAAGAAGGCCACCTTGTCCATATGCGCCAGCGCGACGCCACCGAACAGCGTGCCGTGGTGGTTGGTCTCGCCGGGAAAGATCGTGTCGATCAGGCGCACCGGGCGGTCAATGACGATGGGGGAGGGGCTCTCGGTCATGGTGCGCGCAAGGCCATGGATAGGCATCGATTGCAAGTGCGGATTGTGCAGTCGCCGATGTGTCTCCATCAGGCGGAACGGACGCGATGGCGCGGTTCAGGCGGCGCAGGCAGCGGGCATGATCTCGGCAATCGGCATGGGCCGGGCAAAGAGATAGCCCTGCCCGTACTCGCAGCCCATTTCGGAAAGGCGGGCGCGCTGGGCCTCGGTTTCGATCCCTTCGGCCACCACCGGCTTGTTCAGCGCCTTGCCGAGGCCAATGATCGCCCGCACGATCGCCTCGCTCTGGCCATCGTCCTCGAACAGCCCGAAGGTGAACGAACGGTCGATCTTGAGCACATCGAAGGGCAGCGTCTTCAGGTGGATCAGCGAGGCATAGCCGGTGCCGAAATCGTCCAACGCCAGATGCACGCCCGCAGCGTGAAGCACCTTGAGCGCCTCCACGGTCTGGCTCATCGCCTGGTCCAGCACGACCTGTTCGGTCACTTCCACACAGAGCCGCTGCGGGGCGATGCCGTTCTCGCGCAGGCGTGCCAGCAGCCGGTTGGCCGCATGCGGTCCATCGAGTTGTGCGGCATTGAGATTGACGCAAAGCCGTCCAATCCGTTCGGGATGATCGCGCATGGCCGCCATTGCGAGGTCGATGACGTGCTTCTGCACTTCGACGCCGACCGTGCGATCGTCGAGCATCTCGCCGAAGGTGGCAGGCGTCATCATCCCGTGCACAGGATGCTGCCAGCGCAGCAGCGCCTCATGCGATGTGATGAGGCCTGAGGCCATGTCGATGATCGGCTGCAGGTGCAGCGAGAACTCGCCGCGCGCGATGCCCTGCGCGGCTTCCTGCCCGAAGCTCAGCCGCTGGTCGAGTGCGGCGCGCAATTCCGGCTGATAGCCAACCAGTCTGCGACGCCCGTGCTGCTTAGCGGCATAGAGCGCGAGGTCGGCGTTCTTGACCAGCAGTTCGCCGTCGGTGCCATCTGTCGGGCAGCAGGCGCGACCGATGCTCAGCGACAGCGTCCAGGCCCTGCCGTTGTGAACCAGTGCGGTGCCCTGCAAGGCTTCGAGCGCCTGCTCGACCAGATCGGCGCAGGCTCTGGCGCCGGGGACGAGGATGGCAAACTCATCGCCACCGGTCCGTGCCACAAGCGCTCCGTTTCCGGCAGCAGAGATGAGGCCGCGGGCAACATTCTCCAGCAGCATGTCGCCGCCGTCATGGCCAAGCCGGTCGTTCGCTTCTTTGAGGTGATCGACGTCGATCAGCATCAGGGTGAAGGGCGCACCGTTAGCGGTTTCACCCAGAGCGCGCAGTTCGGCATGAAAGGCAGCCCGATTGCCAAGGCCGGTGAGAAAATCGGTCTGCGCTGCGCGGCGATAGGATTCGCGTTCGACTTCTGCGGTATGCCGCTCATGCTCGGCGCGGTCACGCTCGCGCCCGAGCAGCCGGAAGCGGTCGGCGATCGCCAGCGAAAGCGCCACGCACTCGAAGCCCAGAGCGACGAAAGTGCCCATGTCGATCGTGTCGTCCTGCAGCGCGATGCCAAAATTGCGTGCCACGCGCAGGATGAACACCGCCAGCACCGGGGTCCATCCGATCAGATAGAACCACACCACGCGACTGCGGCGCCGGATGGCGATGACCACGCCTGCGCCAAGACACACAGCACTCGCCACGAAGACGATATTGAGCCAGCGGTCCATCGTCAGCGCGTTCGGGGCTACCCCGATCGCGGTGAGGGCCCCCAAAGCAAAATTGATGAGCGCCAGCCAGCGCCCGGCGCGGATCAATCCGCGCGGCAGGATTCCTGCTTCGATCACGGTCAGGAAGAACATGTTGCCACAGGCGATCAGGGCGGAGACGAACAGGTAGTCCATGCGCACGGCTAGCGGTCCGACCAGATCGGGCAGGACGTATGCAGCCATGTTGGTCCAGATGAGGCCATATCCCAGTGCACATATGCACCACACCAGATACCAGCGCTGGAACGCCGCGCGTTGCCCGAGATAGATCAGCAGGTTGTAGGCAAAGGCGGACAGGATGGCCCCGATGAACATTCCCATCAGGCACAGCCACAAGCCGTTCAGCCGCAAGGCGGAGGCCGGGCTGGCGGCGGAAATCTTGCGCATCAGCGAGAGATCGTCGAGCCGTTGGTAACCGACGTAGAGGGCGCTGATATTGTGCCCCGGATGCGCCATGGCGATGCGCATCGTGCCACCCAGCATCCAGCGCGAGCCCGTCTGGCCGGGCAGGATCGTCTCGCTGGTGGTTTCGCCCGAATCCAGCACAGTCATGACGGTCAAGCGGGAATGGCGGGTCTGATCCAGCAACAGTTGCCAGTTTTGCGGCATCGCGCGCAAGGCCTGCGGATCGCGCAGCTTCAGCCAGACCCAGCCGTTGGCGTAGCTGTCGTGCGCTGGCACCTTGGAACAGTCGTACCGAAGCGTGGACACGGTAACCGCGTTCACCTGCATATCGAGCGGCGCCGTTGCATAGCACACGTCCTGCCGCAGGCGCACGATGCCCGCCTGCGCGGGCGTAAGCCACGCGAACGCCGTTGCCAGCACCGACATTACGAACAAGACCCAACGCATCAAGACTGACCCCAAAGTCAATCAAACCCTAACCAAAATCCCGGTATAAAAGGTTAATGAAATTTGTGGCGAGTGCTTCATGGAGCCGGAAGCCAAAGCCGCAACATTGCCACCAGAGGAAAACTTTTACGATGCTCGAGAGCCACCGTCCTGCGCGTGCTCCGTACGCCGGCGCATCGGCGCTTGCGTTCGACGGGGCTCTATGGCCTTGAGGTACACCTATGGCACTTTACCCCGAAGGCGTTGGTTAAGTGCCACAGCTGGTTAATGCGTCAATCAGTGCGACTCGGCAGATTTTGGGGATTCACAAGGGATTCGCAGTGTGCTTGAATCCGCAACATGATCCAGCCTGACCTCTTTTCGCCGCTGCCCTCGGCCATGGTTCCGGCGCCCTCGCCGAAAAGTGGTGCTCCGGGAGAAGGGCATCCCCGGCAAAGTGCCACGCATGGCAGATCCGGCCGGACAAGCATTTCTCCCGCGGAACGTCGGCTCGACATGCCGGGCATTCTCGAACGATTGAGCCGGGACTGCGAGCGTCCGCGCTATTGCTTCATGGTGCTGAACCTGATTGTGCAAGCGGCGGCCCGTACTGGTTCGGCAGGCCCGTGGGTCCGAGACGGTGAGCGCAATGTCCCGGTGCGTGACTGGCTGTGCGAAGCGCTCGCCCCGGTCGCCCAGCGCGATCCGCGTCGATTGGCGATTTCGGGCCGGGTTCGCGCCGAACTGGAAGCAAAGGGGGAAATGCCCGGTGATCCGGAGGCGGCGGTTCGCGCCATCGAGGAAGGCGTTGCCGAGCGTATTCGACTGTCGGGGCGAACGAATGTCAGCCGTGCCGTCTCGCAGCTTGTGCGCGCCGGGCTCGTGCGACGGCATTATCAGGGTTACCGTGTGGATCATGCCAATCGCGGCGCCCAGCGGCAGGCGGTCTACACGGTGAGCGACGAGGTTCGCCGGGCAATGCGCGCCGGATAGGCCTGAACCAGCCAAAGCGGAACTGGCTCAGCGACCTGCTTCACGCTTTATGTGCAGGCCCCTGTCTATTCCCTTGAGTGCAAATGCATCCTGTGCGAACGAGGGGCACCTGTTTCCCCGTATCTGCGGGGAGTGGTCAGGCTTCGCTCCTGCCGGCGTATTCCGGAAAAACTCTTCGGCAGGGGCGATTAGCTTTGCGAGAGGGCTGGCATCGCCGGTTCCCCTCTCGCGCTGTTACTTTTCATGCGCTTGCTGCTCAGATGGCCTCGGGGATCAGTCGACCATGCGCCAGCGCAGCGTCTCGCCGGCATGGAACGGCACAAGATCGATCCCCCCTTCGACGATCTTTTCCGGTACGGCCACATCGACCCGTTCCAGCGTGACAGTGCCCTCGTTCAACGGCAGCCCGTAGAAGCGCGGGCCGTGCTCGGAGGCGAAGCCTTCCAGACGGTCCAGCACACCTTCGTCCTCGAACACCTGCGCGTAGCTTTCAAGCGCATAAGGGGCATTGAAGATGCCCGCGCAGCCGCAGGCCGATTCCTTGCGGTCGATCGAATGCGGGGCGCTGTCGGTGCCCAGGAAGAACTTGGGCGAGCCCGAGACCACGGCCTTGCGCACGGCAAGGCGATGCTGCTCGCGCTTGGCGACCGGCAGGCAGTAGGCGTGCGGACGGATGCCGCCGTCGAAGATCGCGTTGCGGTTGATGATCGCGTGCTGCGGCGTGACGGTGGCGGCGATCTGCGGGCCGCTGGCGTTCACGAAATCCACGGCATCAGCGGTAGTGATGTGCTCCAGAACGATCTTCAGTGCCGGATAGTCACGCACAAGCGGCGTCAGGATGCGCTCGATGAACACGGCCTCGCGGTCGAAGATATCGACTTCGCGATCGGTGACTTCGCCATGGATCAGCAGCGGCATGCCGATGCGCTGCATGGTTTCCAGCACGTCCGTCAGCGCGCGAATATCGGTGACGCCATGGGCGGAATTGGTGGTGGCGTGCGCCGGGTAAAGCTTGCAGGCGGCGAACACCCCGGTTTCGTAACCGCGCGCGATTTCGGCGGCGTCCGCGCTATCCGTCAGATAGCAGGTCATCAGCGGCGTGAAGGCGGCACCTTGCGGCAGCGCTGCGAGGATACGGTCGCGATAGGCGGCGGCTGCATCCACTGTCGTGACCGGCGGTGAGAGGTTCGGCATCACGATCGCACGGGCGAACTGGCGTGCGGTATGGTTGGCGACCGCGCGTAGCATTTCGCCGTCGCGCAGGTGAACATGCCAGTCGTCGGGGCGGCGGATCGTGAGCGTGGTGGTCATGGAACGCCCCCTTAGACGCTCGCACGCTCAGCGTCGAGATGGACCGTGGGAATAGGGCGTCCTGATCGGGCGTGGATCAGGCCATGGGAGGGGCCATGGGAGGGGAAAGCAAAGGGCGTGACATTCCTGCGACGGGCCGCCGAAAAATGCCGCAAGTAGCATATGCAACCATTTACATATTGCAGACACACGCTCTATGCGCCCTCGAAATATATCAGAACATATACAGCGAGAGTTGCCATGATCCCGAATTTGACGTCCCGAAAAGCCGCCATTCTGGGTGGTACGCTGGCAGGAATACTCGCCCTGCCTTCGCTGGCATTCGCGCAGTCGGATGAGGCAAGCTCGGCAACGCCGCACGGTTCGGAAATCATCGTAACCGGGCAGGGCGCCTATGGCGCGATTCCCGTCTGGTCGGCACCGAAGGCCGATCTCGGCCCGCTGGGCGACAAGGACGTGCTCGATACCCCCGCCTCGGTCACGACGGTTCCCGAAAGCCTGATCGTCAACATGCAGGCGCGGACAGTGAACGACACGCTGCGCTATCTCCCTTCGGTGCAGATCCGCGACCAGCAGGGGCTGGAAGTCTCGCGTCCGCAATCGCGCGGGTTCCAGAGCAGCATTGCGCAGGATACCCGGCTCGATGGCCTCAACGTGATCGGCACCACCGCCATCGCAGCGGAAAACCTGGGCGGCATCCAGGTGCTCAACGGTCTTTCCGGCGCGCTCTACGGCCCGCAGTCGCCCGCCGGGGTGTTCGATTACCAGCTCAAGCGCCCCACGGCGGCACCGATGCTGCGCGTGATCGGCAGCTTCGACCAGCAGGGCCTGTGGACCGGTGCCGTCGACGCCTCGAACCATTCCGATGTCGTGGGCGTGCGGTTCAACGCGCTGCACGGTGAGGGCGAGAGTTGGGTGGACGGCAGCCATGCCAACCGCACGCTGATCGCGCTTGACAGCGACGTTCACATCGACAGCCGCACCGTGCTGGAACTCGATGGCAGCTATTACCGCACGCAGGCCTATGGCCTTCCGGGCAGCATCGTCTACTTCAACCCGCAGTCCGTGCTGCTGCCTGCCGCCATGGACGCGACGCGCAAGGGCTATGGTCAGCCGGGTGCGGGGACCGACCTCAAGACCGCGACCGGCCTTGCCAAGCTGCGTCACGACTTCGGCAATGGCTGGAAGTTCGAGATCGGCGGGCTGTATCAGAATGCCGACCGTGGCCTTTACGGCATCACCAACACGCTGACGGATAACAGTGGCGATTATACCGTCACCAAGAACTTCACCGCCGTCTCGCGCTTCAATATTGTCAGCAACACCGCGTCGCTGACCGGCAGCGTGACGCTGCTGGGCCTCAAGAACGACCTGTCGCTGGGCACCAACGGTTTCGTGCTGGGTCAGTACAACAACCGCAACTCGATCGCGGTGACGCTGGGCACCTCGAACCTCTCCGATCCTGCGATCCTGCCCGAGAAGGCGACCCCGGCAACCGGCGGGCGCTACAAGAGCGGCAGGATGTTCGTGCAGTCGATCGTGACGGCGGACACCGTGCATTTCACCGACCAGATCTCACTCCAGGCGGTGATGAGCACCTCGTTCCTGACATCCAGCAGCTATAATGCGGCGGGCACGCGTACCAGCCACGACAGCGAAAGCGGTGTGTTGAGCCCCACCGTCAGCCTGCTCTACAAGCCGCTGAACAATGTAACGCTCTATGCGACATATGCCAGCAACGTCGAGCAAGGCGAGACCGCACCTTCCGGCACCGCGAACGCGAACGAGATCCTCAGCCCCTACCGCGACCGGCAGGTGGAGATCGGCGCGAAATATACACCGCTGCCCGGTTTCCTCATCACCGCGACGGGTTTCCGCATGACCCGTCCGCTGGCGCAGACGGATGCGACCACGAACATCTTCGCGGTCGTCGGCACGCAGCGCAACTGGGGCGCGGAGCTGTTCGGGCAGGGCGAGGTGACGCCTGCACTCAGCCTGCTGGGCGGCGTGACCTATCTCGATGCGCGTCTGGTCGATGCCATCGTGCCGGGCACCGACGACGGCCGCGTGGTGGGTGTGCCGCACTGGAAATCGGACCTGACGGCAGACTATCACCCGGCCTTCGCCAAGGGCTTTGCGGTTACCGGCACGCTGCATTACGAAAGCAACCGCGCAGCGACCAACATCGGCAACAGCTATGCCCCGGCCTTCGCCACGGTGGACCTTGGCGCGCGCTACGCCGCGCACTGGTTCGGGCATGACGAGGTGGCGCGCCTGAACGTCATCAACGTGGGCGACAAGCGCTATTACTCGTCGATCGCGGACGGCAACATCGTCGGCAGTCCGGGCGCGAACACCGCCTACCTCGGCGCACCGCGCACGGTCATGGCCAGCATCGAGGTGGACCTGTAAGCGAAACCTCAGTCCGGATAGGCTTCCGCCAGCGCCGTCAGGCGTTGGCGGATGTCCGCCGGCAATTCTACGGGATCG from Novosphingobium sp. 9 encodes:
- a CDS encoding RES family NAD+ phosphorylase; the encoded protein is MTIPEDIPVTPVRWTPCYRIIPSRFPPISLFEAVTDPADLEAVYAIEALTNDRLREEAGDLSQVPPEDRVSGPGSSAIMAAFTHINRQGDRFADGTYGVFYAARSVETAIAETRFHRAAFLAATAEPAQEIDMRVYAVDLAAGLHDIRALEEPQPWLYAKDDYAASQVFARGLRDAGADGIVYRSVRDNTGECAAVFRPRLLTACRQERHLCYVWDGQSIATIYEKRALD
- a CDS encoding MbcA/ParS/Xre antitoxin family protein, with amino-acid sequence MASHARPHAAAPAPVADAAPAKAFSRKDLTGPALRTFFRIAEAWGLKEAEQMRLLGLDSRSTLQSWKRGAVSALSKDALERISYVMGIYKGLHVLLPQTADDWVRKPNSAAPFGGRSALERMLSGQVADLYVVRQYVDAQRG
- a CDS encoding voltage-gated chloride channel family protein, whose amino-acid sequence is MRASFANLIQSLHAALSLADNGRHVVRAMRWALLLGPMAAAVGSLCAAFLWSLEAVTRLRFEHPWLLYLLPLGGALVAGLYRFWGGRAEGGNNLIVEQIHEPGGGVPLRMAPLVFLGTIVTHLLGGSAGREGTAVQLGGSLAGTLCRWLKLDAPATRLLLMGGVAAGFGAVFGTPLAGAVFALEVLMVGRVEYAALGPCLFAALVGDWICRAWGIEHMPYHILTSVISSGFEMEPLLLAKCVAAGVAFGLAGLLFAEANHVLSGFLKRGIPNSMLRAAIGGLAVIALVFAFGTRDYLGLGVMSATPGGLSISSFFAGPQGQLDWAMKLLFTVVTLSAGYKGGEVTPLFFIGAALGNALGQAMGAPVDLFAGLGFVAVFAGAANTPMACVLMGIELFGAAHAVPITVACFTAYLCSGHNGIYLSQRVAVPKSRRRALAPAVTLREARVREG
- a CDS encoding glycoside hydrolase family 43 protein, with amino-acid sequence MRRALIASAPVALVLAGLGASLAAGASPPRVSSAKAAPLRLPDMPLHDPWIVADKASGTYYLYTSNIAKMSGDPRLGIMVYTSRDLAHWTRPRVVFALPKDSWANEGAWAPEVHRWKGRWYLFATFYNDAKTLPVTRDGSGVERHPVRRSTLLASADSLSGPFSLRNDGTPLVDPSTMTLDGTLYVDPKGKPWLVYAHEWVQVGDGTIEAMPLSDRLTSAGPSRVLFHASSGPWVKRPDAGQPGVYVTDGPELFQTRTGRLLMLWSSYDPNGYVQGLARSTTGQIEGPWEQLPRWYGRTAATACCSAASTAR
- a CDS encoding acyl-CoA thioesterase, with product MTESPSPIVIDRPVRLIDTIFPGETNHHGTLFGGVALAHMDKVAFFAATRHGRAPFVTARSERIDFEAPGRIGDLIEVTGRVVRVGNSSLDVEVEVFAEEPLTAERRRCTRGLFTMVAVKGPDTRLPLPPLVEEPDVEEAPDNLHMVEMVFPQSTNHYNTLFGGEALKMMGKAAFVASTRATRQPMIMAASDRIDFREPIRAGEMVELVTRIQSASDNGAVVMVELWAEELLTGARRHSATARFTMARYG
- a CDS encoding glycoside hydrolase, with protein sequence MTRTNSRTITRTLAALLLGTAIVTPALAQDASPPASPDEHFPVDPPVTITLRPDLAKEAGNRRGAFEGWGTALAWFANVTGGWPDAERNRLADLFYGKDGLGWTIARYNIGGGNAQDIEPYLRTGAAVPGFWKKPEGATGRDWWNPDDPAQWNWQADANQRWWLDAIRDRVKAPIFEAFSNSPPWFMTVSGRVSGADKATDDNLQPGKEGAFAEYLARVVDELQKRHHIVFRTLSPVNEPNTDYWYAANTQEGAHWSPQRQSMMIEASDAALRRHGLSTVIAASDETNSHTFLRDWAGWSPAARAKVGQLNVHSYGTVHQTAVRDIATASGIRLWMSENDTPLSGDPETYTGMASPLAFAEHVVLDLKRLEPSAWVFWQAVENISGGNGKPSSNWGLVKADMASPASGPHQIHVTGKYWAMAQFSRYIRPGDRLIPVDDMDTAGALSPDGRRLVMVHVNAGLSPRKLELPRGWRVSMVVTDATHQATCMAGTTVPSRAIATLVLTKGSEKGPCV